The Candidatus Hydrogenedentota bacterium genomic sequence GGCGGGTCGCAACGGCGAAGCGCATAGAGCCGGTTCATGGCGTCCCGGTGGCGCTGGTAGAGGTCGATGCTCGCGCGGAGCGCCTCTTCGCTGATGGGGCCGCTGATCGCTTCGATCTGCCCTCTTACACGCTCTAATTCACTCCGGAAATATGCGAGCGCCGGGGCGCCCTTCGTGTGCGTCGGGATCGAAACGATCAGCGCGTGATGCTCGGGCTTCTTGCGCTTCCAGAGGTCGGCGACGTTCTGCATCGTGTCGCACGTGTGTGAAAACACGACCAGGTCGAGAAAATCCAGCTCGTTCGCGAGCGCGCTGTCGAGACTGCTGCGCGCGAAACTGCACGCGAAGGGCTGGAGCACCTCGTCGGCGCGCGGCGTGCCGCCCGGCCGGCCCAGCACGCGCACCGGCAGATACCCGGCCGCGTGGACCAATTCCTGGGGCGCGTAGGAGCACAGAAATCCGGCCACTTTCGTGTTCTGCGCCGCGGCGGCTCGCGCCGTCGCATAGACATCGGCGCAGACCGCATCAAAGATCTGGAGAGGGGGGCGTGCTTCGGAAGACATGGTCGTATTACTTCACTTTTCGTTGAATTTCCGGCCAGGCGGCCTGTTCGACGGGCGCCGCAACAGGAAGAAGCCTACACACCTCCCGCCGCCATTTCAAGCGTTGCGCGCGTGGTGTGCCGCCGGTAGAATGATGTTCCACCGCGCGGGAAACGGGGCGGTATGGGCTCTCGTGGAGGTCTTATGGCGATCACGTGGTTTAGCGACCTGCATCCTGTGGGCCAGGCGTTCCTGGCTACCTGTTTCACCTGGGGCTTGACCGCGCTGGGCGCGGCGGCGGTGTTCGTGTTCAAGACGCTGCACCGGAAGATGCTGGACACCATGCTCGGCTTTGCCGCGGGGGTAATGACCGCGGCGAGCTTCTGGTCGCTACTGGCCCCGGCAATAGCAATGGCCGAGGAAGGCCCCCTGCCCGCGTGGGTCCCGGCCGTCATCGGGTTTCTGGCGGGCGGCGCGTTTCTGTGGCTTGCGGACAGCCTGACCCCGCACCTGCATCTGGGCTTTCCGCGCAACGAGGCGGAGGGCATCCAGACGAACTNNNNNNNNNNNNNNNNNNNNNNNNNNNNNNNNNNNNNNNNNNNNNNNNNNNNNNNNNNNNNNNNNNNNNNNNNNNNNNNNNNNNNNNNNNNNNNNNNNNNCCCGCGTGGGTCCCGGCCGTCATCGGGTTTCTGGCGGGCGGCGCGTTTCTGTGGCTTGCGGACAGCCTGACCCCGCACCTGCATCTGGGCTTTCCGCGCAACGAGGCGGAGGGCATCCAGACGAACTGGCAGCGCAGCGTGCTGCTCGTGCTGGCAATCACGCTGCACAACATCCCCGAAGGGCTCGCGGTGGGCGTAGCGTTCGGCGCCGTGGGCGCCGGACTGCCCGCGGCGTCGCTGGCCGGCGCGGTCGCGCTGGCTCTGGGCATCGGCATCCAGAACTTCCCGGAAGGCACGGCGGTGTCCGTGCCGTTGCGTCGCGAAGGCATGAGCCGCTGGAAGAGTTTCCTCTACGGGCAGGCGTCGGGCGTGGTGGAACCGGTCGCGGGCGTGCTCGGCGCGGCGCTGGTGCTGTTGATGCGGCCGATCCTGCCGTATGCGCTCGCGTTTGCCGCGGGCGCCATGATCTATGTGGTGGTTGAAGAACTCATTCCCGAATCGCAGTTGGGCAAGAACACGCACGAGGCGACCGTCGGCGCATTGATCGGTTTTGCCACCATGATGACGCTCGACGTGGCCCTCGGCTAGACGCAAAGGCAACGCTCATGAGACTCGTCACGTGCACCGTACTGGCGTTGGCCGCCGTGCTGCTCTTCCTGAACAGCGCCGAACGACTATCCGCACAACCCCGGCGCACGATGCGATACCAGGCGGGGACCCCGGAAAAGGCGCGCGCTTGGCAGGATAACGTCCGCGCCGAACTCGCAAAGCTGCTGCATATCCACGACCTGCTCGCGGAGGGAAGGACCGTTCCGCTGGAACCTGAACGCCGGGGCTTCGAGACGCGGGACGGATGCACGCTTGAAACCATGACGCTGCGCGCGACACAGGGCCGCACCTTCAGCGCCGTGGTGGCGCGTCCGGCGCAGGGACAAGGCCCGTTTCCGGCGGTGGTCTGCATTCACGGCCACGGCGGGAACCGCATGACCCCGTTTGACCCCGCGAAGCAGGAGTACCGGCTGTTCGGGGAGACGTTGGCTCGGAAGGGATACCTGGTTATCAGCACGGACGTGGGCCAGCACGAGGTGTATGAGCCGGGCCGCACGCTCATGGGCGAGCGTCTCTGGGACCTGATGCGCTGCGTCGATTATCTCGAGACGCTTCCTGAGGCAGACGCGCGGCGCATCGGCTGCGCGGGCCTGTCGCTCGGCGGCGAAATGGCCATGTGGCTGGGCGCCATGGACCCGCGCGTCGCGGCGACGTCCAGCTGCGGCTTCCTCACCGTGATGGACCAGATGGAGAACAACCATTGCATGTGCTGGAAACTCGACGGGCTGCGCGAATTGGTTGATTTCGCCGACATCTACGCGCTCATCGCGCCCCGGCCGCTCCAATGCCAGAACGGGCGTCAGGAGCCCGAGACGCAATTCACCGTGGCTCTGGCGGAAAAGGCCCTCGCGGAATTGCGGCTGGTCTACAAGGACTTGAACGCGGAGCACAGGGTAGCCCTCCACATTCACGACGGCGGGCACGAAATCGATATGCAGGCGCTCGCCGGTTTTCTCGACGCACACCTTGCACGGCCGGACACGCGGTAGCGGCCGCTATTCCTCCTCGCCCGTCGTCAGACTGACGGTGGTGGCGTCTCCCTCGCTCATGACCATCACGTGGACCTTCCGCGTGTCCTTGCCGTAGTGGAGCATGGTCATGACTTGCCCCTCCGCGTTCTGCTGCATGACACTCTCTTCTTTCCAGCCGCGCGCAGCCAGTTCCTTTTTGTAGAAGGCAGCGACGTCGTCGTTCTTCGCGGTGGTCTGCCCCACGATACTGAACACATTCTCGCTGGTCATGCTGTTCGACATCTGGATGTTCAGGCCGGGATAGACCGGCACGTCTTCGGGGAACCCCTTCGGCAGTTGCGCGCCCCCGCCGGTCACGACGTGCTGTGTGCCGTCTTCGTTCTGCACGCTGATGGTCATCGCGCCGCTGGCGGAATCGATATCCACGTCTACGTCTTCCCCCTGGGCCTTGGCCGACTGTTCGATGATCGTTTCGGCGACTTTCTCAGCGGCGGCGCTGCCAGCCGTACCGGGCGCGGCGGATTCGCTCTTCTCGCCGCCACAACCCGTCAGCAGTACCATCCCGAGCGTCAACAGGACGCAGGTCACGGTCTTCGCAAACAACACTTCGCGCATGTACGGTTCCTCCAGTTTTGTGAAACATGAACACTCTATCCATGCCCGCTTATTCACGGGCGCACCGCCCGGACCTCGTTCCTGCCATTCCCGGCTCTCGAGTGAAGTGTATCACACGGAAGGCCATGCGGGGCGACGGAGGTCTCACTGCACCCGGGCGGGCCTTCCCCGCGCCCTGGTGCGGGGCGGGGCTTCGCCCGGGGCCTTCGCGCGCAGGGGCTTGCCCCCGGCTTCGGCCTTCCGTACATAGAGGCGGACCACCGCCCCGCCGCCAATGGGATACGCCTTCAGTTCATAGTCCCGCCGGAATTCGGGGATATTGTACAGTTCGCGGTCGCCCAGGAACGCCGGGCTTGCCGCGCCGGTCGAGGAGCCGAACTGCACATAGTCGGGCAGGCGCGACAGCACATAGCGGCCGTCGCCTTTTTCATGACCCGGGGTGCCGTAGCCGATGGGCAGCTCGCGGTGCGCAATGACTGCGTCGCAAAGTCCCAGCATGTCGATCGTGGTCAGTTTCGAGAAGAAAGGGATGCTCCCGGCGGTGTTGGTCGCGAGCACGGCATCGGGCGGGGCATTTTCCCGCAGCCACTCGCCCACGCGCTTGCCCAGCCGTCCCACGTTGCCCTTTCCCGCACGGTCGCCAATGTCCCTGTGCTCGACAATCATCAGCACGTTGTGGCCGATGACGAGGGCGGTGAACAACAGCGCCACAATCGCGGGCGGGCGGCATGCCCGGACGGCAAACGCGGCGAGCAGGCATATCAAAGGGAAGATGGAGGCATAGAAACGAAAGGATGGCATGAAATCGCCGCCTACCGTGGTCACGTAGGCTACGTGAAGGGCCGCGATGACCAGCAGCACGCGGCGCAGCCCGGCGGCCTCGAATGCGCGCCCCGGAATGAGGAACGCGGCCAGCACGGGGGCGAGAATGCAGAAGGCCGCGCCCAGGAAGCGGCCCGTATAGTCCATCCCGCGCAGCGCCTGTGCCCACGTGCCGCCGACCTTCACGTAAAACGTGTTCGGGAATACGTAACCGTAATAGGTGTACCGCCAATAGAAATAGGCCCCGAACAGCACGGTAAAGGTCAGGGGGAACAGCAGGAAAGAAACGTCGCGCGCGCGCAGGGCATCGAAGAACCGGTCCAGCGCCAGGACAGCGAAAATCAGGCCGGCATCGGGCCGCGACATGGCCGCGCAGGTGCAGCACACGCCCAGGAGCACATGCAGGCCCGGCGTGCGCGGGCGCGTTCGCACCTGTTCATTCACCAGCACCGCGAGGAGGCAGCAAAAGGCCACAAGCGGCGTCTCCATGCCGGCCATGAACCACGTTGTAAACAGGCCGCACGTGCCGAGGAACACCGTGGCGAGCAAGGACGTCCATACGGACAAACCGGGTATGAACCGGTGCGCCCGCGCCGTCAGCAGCAGCGCGCCCAGGCTGAAGACAATTCCGAGCGTCTGGGCGAATGTCTCCAGGTTCAATCCCGCGAAGGAACCCGCGCTGAGGAGTACTACCCACAGGAACGTGGTGTACCCTTCGACCCGCTCGCCTTCGTTGTAGACCAAACCCTTGCCTGCGGCGAAATTCTCTGCATAGCGCATCGAAATGTAGGCGTCATCGGGAATCCATAGGCTTCTTTGAATGTAATAGTTGTGGCCGATGGCGAAAACCGCCGTGAGCACAAAGACCACCCACGGGGCCAAACGGGCAATCATCGCGGATTCTCTCCTTCCTTGGGGAAAAGCAGCCAGACAGGCGCGGGATCTTTCCGCAAACCCGCGGAGAGTGTAGGGGCGCAACGCCCCGCATTCAAGCCGCCGCAGTTCCTACTTGCCCGCGAGTTGCTTGTCCATGAAATCGGCGAACTGGATGATCTCGAATGGAATGGTAATCCAGGGATGGCCGCCACCCTCTTTCACGATCAATTCAGCCTCGTTGCCCGCCTGGCGCAGCGCATCGACCATGATCCGCGACTGTTGCAGCGGCACCAGCGGGTCCGCGTCGCCGTGCGCGAACAGGATAGGCGGCACGTTGCCGCGCACCAGCCGCCGCGGCGAGATGGCCGCGGCCTCCTCCCGCACCTCGTCAAGGCTGTGACCCGCCGCGCCGCCCGGGAACAAAATATCGCCAATCAACTCCGCGACGCCGTTCAGGTCCTTGCCGGGCCAGTCCAGAAAATCCGTCGGCGGGAAAAACACGGCGGCGGCCTGCACTTCGGTGCCCTGACGCAGGAGCGGGTCCGCCGCGTTGGGATCGCCCCGCTCAGCAGTGAGCACGCTCAACAGCGCCAAGTGCCCGCCCGCGGACGCGCCGACAATGCCCAAGCGGGCGGGGTCGACCTTCCACAGTTCCGCGTTCGCCTTGATATAGCGGATCGCGCACTTGATATGTTCCACCATCTCCTTGGCTGTGTAGAGCGGCCGCGTGCCCGGCCGCACCGCGAAGACGGTGTAGCCGCGCGCGCAGAAGATCGCGTACATCTGGGCCTGTTCATGTTCGGCGATCTTGCCGCGGTCGGAGTGCCACGCCCCGCTGACCACGTCCACGATCCCGAGGCCGAACCCGTTGTCGTTGGGCGCATAGATGTCCTTGCGCGCCTTGCCGTTCGGCGTGAAGACGTCCATATAGAAATCCTGGCCGTCGATCGTCGCGTAGACGTGGTCGACGGCCTGGTCATACGGCTTCTCCTGCGCCGCGGCGGCAAAGGCGAGGCTTAAGAACAAAAGGACGGTGAACGCAAAAAGAACACGCCGAATCATAAGGCTCTCTCCCCGGTTCTCCGTGCAGCGCACGGCTGCCGATGCGCTCATACTATAAACATCTTGCCGGGTTCTAACCAGAATCGCGTCTGTCAGGCGGAATCACGTCTTGTCCGTCTTCCTGCGGTCCTTCGCGAGGGCGCCGTAGGGCTGTACGCGCAGTTTGCGCCACAACGCCTTCATGCGCCGCATTTCGGGCGTGAGCTTGACGCGCTGCGTCGTGATCTGCGCCTTCGGATCCTGCTTCCAGGCCTTGCTGGCATCGCGCATCACCGGCGCGCGCTTGGCCGCGGGCGGTGGCGCCGCGACGCGCGTGGGTTCGGCGGCGTACCAATAGGCAACGCTGCTGACCTCGTTGCATAGGTGGTTGGCGTGTCCGTGCTCGATAGTGACCTTGATCTCCTTGCGGAACCGCACCGGGTTTTCGAGGTGGAGCACGTAACTGGTCTGGTAGCCGCCCGTGTTGGACTCGTGAATCGACGAGCCGTTGCGCAGGAACGTGTTCGGCTGCATGCCCCAAGCGTGGTTGAAATAGTCTTCGCTGCCCGTGCCGTGCAGGTCCGGCGGCCAGTGATAGCCGTCCACCCAGACCATGTCGTCGCCTTCGCCCCACCACGTATTCTGAAAATTCGTGATGCTCATGTTGCAGCCTAGGTAATGCCCTCTGCCTTTGGTTTCGAGGATGACATAATTGTTGTCGAAGGCGGCGCGGCCCTTGTTCACCACGTCGGCTTCCGGCGTGTTGACCAGAATCTCGTGAGCCCATCCGCCGAACGGATTCTCCCGCCGGAATGCCGCGTGGAAATAGAGTTCGTCAGCGGGCAACGGCGCGTCGCAGGTTTCGTAGTCAATGTAGAAATATTGCGGGTGGATCTCGCCGGACTCATTGATGAGTTCGATCACCGCGCGTTCGCGGAACGGCATCGCGATATAGCAATTGAGCGCGCAGCCTTCCTCCATCTTGTTGTTGTGAAAGGTGGATGCGCAAAACAGCGCGTTCTGGAAGCTGTTCACTATCGTGTGGCCAAGGCAGAAGAAATCGCCCAAGGGCACAAGCACGCTCGGGTCCTTCGCGTCGTCCCACGTCATCTTCAGCAAGACGCTCCGGTAATGCCGCGGCTGCGTCATCCAGATATGCGTGATCCGGCCGGGCCCCCGGATGTCGGCCAGCACCCGCGTTTCGCCCGGCTCAATGAGCCAACGATCCGCATTGCGCCCCGTCACGTCATACGACGACACGCGCCGGGTGCGCCCGGCCCCCAATCGTGTAATTTCAGGATACATCTGATAACCATCCTCTCTTGTTGTGCATCTCGATTCGCATACGGATATGGACAAACACCGGCGGACACGGACCGCCGACTATTGTGTTTCCATGCGTTTGCGCGCGAGGTGCGCCAGGCCCATCGCGTTCAGGGCCACGTCGCCTTCGACAAAGCGGCGGTCGCCCTCGAAGTCCGTCACGCCGCACCAGCGCAGGTGGTCATCCAGCGCAGCCGACGTCTGTTCCAGGCAATACGCATCTAATGCACCGCCCTCGAGACGTCTCTCGACGGCGCGGTTCACAATCGCCTCCATGAGGTCAATACAACGCAGCAGTTTCCGCGCGTCTTCAGGCACTTCGTCGGTCCGCCCGAAGTGCGTGATGCAGACCGCGGCCGGACGGGCTTCAAGGATGCGTTGCACGGCCACGCGGGCGGCCGCGGGGTCGAAATCCGGAGGCGCGGTTGCCGCAATGAGAAACGACGGGCCGGGCCTTTCGCGCGGCGCGCGTCCGATGCCGAAAGCGTCGCCGGAGAAAATGCAATTCGCGCCGCTGTCGTGGACGCAGACGTGGTGGTTCGCGTGGCCGCGCGTGTGCAGGAAACGCAGAGTGCGCGCGCCCCAGGCAAGCGTTTCGTTATCCGCCATGGCCCGGACCCGCGACGCCGGGACGCCCTCGATCACGCCGTACAGCCTGTTGAACGCATCTTCCCCATACACCATCTTCGCGCTGTTCACAAGCCGGGCGGGGTCGGCAAGGTGCCTTGCCGCGCGCGGATGGGCCAGCACGGTCGCGTTCAGGCAGCGCTGCAGGAGCGCCGCCGTGCCGCCGGCATGATCGA encodes the following:
- a CDS encoding ZIP family metal transporter, whose translation is MAITWFSDLHPVGQAFLATCFTWGLTALGAAAVFVFKTLHRKMLDTMLGFAAGVMTAASFWSLLAPAIAMAEEGPLPAWVPAVIGFLAGGAFLWLADSLTPHLHLGFPRNEAEGIQTN
- a CDS encoding ZIP family metal transporter — its product is PAWVPAVIGFLAGGAFLWLADSLTPHLHLGFPRNEAEGIQTNWQRSVLLVLAITLHNIPEGLAVGVAFGAVGAGLPAASLAGAVALALGIGIQNFPEGTAVSVPLRREGMSRWKSFLYGQASGVVEPVAGVLGAALVLLMRPILPYALAFAAGAMIYVVVEELIPESQLGKNTHEATVGALIGFATMMTLDVALG
- a CDS encoding dienelactone hydrolase family protein, giving the protein MRLVTCTVLALAAVLLFLNSAERLSAQPRRTMRYQAGTPEKARAWQDNVRAELAKLLHIHDLLAEGRTVPLEPERRGFETRDGCTLETMTLRATQGRTFSAVVARPAQGQGPFPAVVCIHGHGGNRMTPFDPAKQEYRLFGETLARKGYLVISTDVGQHEVYEPGRTLMGERLWDLMRCVDYLETLPEADARRIGCAGLSLGGEMAMWLGAMDPRVAATSSCGFLTVMDQMENNHCMCWKLDGLRELVDFADIYALIAPRPLQCQNGRQEPETQFTVALAEKALAELRLVYKDLNAEHRVALHIHDGGHEIDMQALAGFLDAHLARPDTR
- a CDS encoding alpha/beta hydrolase yields the protein MIRRVLFAFTVLLFLSLAFAAAAQEKPYDQAVDHVYATIDGQDFYMDVFTPNGKARKDIYAPNDNGFGLGIVDVVSGAWHSDRGKIAEHEQAQMYAIFCARGYTVFAVRPGTRPLYTAKEMVEHIKCAIRYIKANAELWKVDPARLGIVGASAGGHLALLSVLTAERGDPNAADPLLRQGTEVQAAAVFFPPTDFLDWPGKDLNGVAELIGDILFPGGAAGHSLDEVREEAAAISPRRLVRGNVPPILFAHGDADPLVPLQQSRIMVDALRQAGNEAELIVKEGGGHPWITIPFEIIQFADFMDKQLAGK
- a CDS encoding DUF2961 domain-containing protein; the encoded protein is MYPEITRLGAGRTRRVSSYDVTGRNADRWLIEPGETRVLADIRGPGRITHIWMTQPRHYRSVLLKMTWDDAKDPSVLVPLGDFFCLGHTIVNSFQNALFCASTFHNNKMEEGCALNCYIAMPFRERAVIELINESGEIHPQYFYIDYETCDAPLPADELYFHAAFRRENPFGGWAHEILVNTPEADVVNKGRAAFDNNYVILETKGRGHYLGCNMSITNFQNTWWGEGDDMVWVDGYHWPPDLHGTGSEDYFNHAWGMQPNTFLRNGSSIHESNTGGYQTSYVLHLENPVRFRKEIKVTIEHGHANHLCNEVSSVAYWYAAEPTRVAAPPPAAKRAPVMRDASKAWKQDPKAQITTQRVKLTPEMRRMKALWRKLRVQPYGALAKDRRKTDKT
- a CDS encoding MBL fold metallo-hydrolase: MNPSASGGQPIAVDCHYMGIARRAAAYLLVENGRAAFVDNNTSRAVPLLLDALAASGVAPEAVDYLIVTHVHLDHAGGTAALLQRCLNATVLAHPRAARHLADPARLVNSAKMVYGEDAFNRLYGVIEGVPASRVRAMADNETLAWGARTLRFLHTRGHANHHVCVHDSGANCIFSGDAFGIGRAPRERPGPSFLIAATAPPDFDPAAARVAVQRILEARPAAVCITHFGRTDEVPEDARKLLRCIDLMEAIVNRAVERRLEGGALDAYCLEQTSAALDDHLRWCGVTDFEGDRRFVEGDVALNAMGLAHLARKRMETQ